Below is a genomic region from Chloroflexota bacterium.
GGCCTCCGGGATGCTTTCAGGTCATCGTTAAGTTAAGACTTGCTCAACGATGACCTCTTTTAGGTAAGGGCAATGAAGAGCGCTTTTCTGATCACTGGAAAGCCTGGCGTCGGAAAAACCTCGGTCATAAAAAGGATGGTAAATGCCTTGGGATGGACAGCCGGTGGCTTCTACACCGAGGAGATACGGGTGAAGGGGAAACGAGAGGGATTTCACATCATCACTCTGAACGGAGAGACAGCTATCCTAGCTAGCATTCATATTCATAGCCCTTTTCGCGTCAGCCAGTACGGCGTTGACATGGCCAGCCTGGAGAATGTGGCTGTAGCCGCTCTCCGTCGGGCCAGGCGGGAAAATGAGGTGATAGTCATCGATGAAATTGGCAAGATGGAGCTATTCTCACCCAGCTTCAGGGAAGCTGTATTGGAGGCGCTAGAGAGTGGTAAACCGACATTAGGCACTATCACCCTTAGCCCACATCCCTGGGCCGATCGGATCAAGCAGCATCCTCGGGTGCAGTTGATTCACCTGACCGAAACGAATCGGCAGGAGGTAACCGAACAGTTAAAGCACTGGCTGCAAGAGTTTTTCGCTTCGAAGGATATATGTTGAGGACAGTAAGGCCATGTTCTGCTGATCCAGGGTGACGAGGAATGAGTGGGAAGACGACCAGTTGCCAGTTCTCGCTGTACCCATTAAGGAAAGAACATATCGGTGAGATCTTAGAAGAGGCTATCCAAGAGATAAGTAATCTGCCATTAACTTATCAAATGGGGGCAATGAGCACACACATAGCTGGGGATGAGGAACAAATCTTTCAGGCGCTGAAGCTAGCCTTCCATAGAGCTGCTGCTTATGGGGATACAGTGCTCGTAGCCATCGTGTCCAATGCCTGTGAGGGTTAGAACAGTTAAGGTTCGCTCGGGCGAAGGTGTAGCTCTCGTAACCTCTCCGGCGATATCGGTGACGGAGCACCGGTCATCAGCTCGACTGCGCTTTGCGTTTTGGGAAAAGCGATTACCTCCCGAATGTTCTCCTCGCCAGCCAATAACATAACGAGACGGTCGATCCCTGGGGCGATGCCTCCGTGGGGTGGGGTGCCATATTCAAAAGCCTCCAATAAATGACCAAACATGGCCTGAGAATCCGCATCAGACATACCAATCAGGCGGAAGATTTTCTCTTGAATAGCGCGGCGATGGATACGGATGCTCCCCCCACCTAACTCAACCCCATTGCAAACAATGTCGTATTGTTTGGCCCTTACCGCCGCGGGGTCGGCATCTAAGAGGGGCAAATCCTCGTCCATCGGGCTGGTGAACTGATGATGCTTAGCCTGGTAGTGTCCCTCCGTTTCATTCCATTCCAGCAACGGCGTCTCAATGATCCAGGCAAAGGCGAGGACATCGTCATCCATAAGATGGAGGCGACAGCCTATCTTCAAACGAAGGTTGCCTAGCGCCTCGGCCACGATTGAGGCGTGATCGGCGATGAAGAGTAAAAGGTCCCCTGTTTCGCCTTCCATGCGCTCAACGATTCTCTCTAACTGAGCCGCGCTGCAGTGCCGCGTGAGGGGAGATTTGATCCCGTCAGCGGTGATGGCCAGGGTGATCAGCCCCTTAGCCCCATAGGCGCTGGCCAGCCGCGCCAGCTCATCCATCTCCCGACGCGTCAAGTCTGCACCACGGGGGAAACGGATCCCCTTGACCTGTCCTCCTGCGGCGATGGCTGAAGCAAAGATAGAGAAATCTGTCTGGACTACGATATCAGATATATCCGTCAAATGGAGCCCAAAACGCAAGTCTGGTTTATCAGTACCATACCTTTCCATCGCCTCCTGGAAGGGTAGTCGGGGAAAAGGAACGCTCTGAAGGCGTTTATCGGTCAAGGCCGTCACTAATTCAATCAATAGGCTCTCTGTAAGCTGGAGGATGTGCTCCTGATCCGCGAATGACATCTCTATATCCAGTTGAGTGAA
It encodes:
- the aspS gene encoding aspartate--tRNA ligase produces the protein MQKSHTCGELRIADVGKVVTLAGWVHRRRAHGGLIFIDLRDRFGLTQLVFNPAISMGSHSIANAVRPEYVLAIRGTVAKRPEGTENPELATGEIEVLVEEAEVLNLAKTPPFYINGNVEVDEALRLKYRYLDLRRARLQQNMHLRHQVVRFIRHWLDERGFIEIETPILVKETPGGAREYLVPSRLHPGDFYALPQSPQQYKQLLMVAGFERYYQIAHCFRDEDLRADRQPEFTQLDIEMSFADQEHILQLTESLLIELVTALTDKRLQSVPFPRLPFQEAMERYGTDKPDLRFGLHLTDISDIVVQTDFSIFASAIAAGGQVKGIRFPRGADLTRREMDELARLASAYGAKGLITLAITADGIKSPLTRHCSAAQLERIVERMEGETGDLLLFIADHASIVAEALGNLRLKIGCRLHLMDDDVLAFAWIIETPLLEWNETEGHYQAKHHQFTSPMDEDLPLLDADPAAVRAKQYDIVCNGVELGGGSIRIHRRAIQEKIFRLIGMSDADSQAMFGHLLEAFEYGTPPHGGIAPGIDRLVMLLAGEENIREVIAFPKTQSAVELMTGAPSPISPERLRELHLRPSEP
- a CDS encoding NTPase; the encoded protein is MKSAFLITGKPGVGKTSVIKRMVNALGWTAGGFYTEEIRVKGKREGFHIITLNGETAILASIHIHSPFRVSQYGVDMASLENVAVAALRRARRENEVIVIDEIGKMELFSPSFREAVLEALESGKPTLGTITLSPHPWADRIKQHPRVQLIHLTETNRQEVTEQLKHWLQEFFASKDIC
- a CDS encoding thiamine-binding protein, with protein sequence MSGKTTSCQFSLYPLRKEHIGEILEEAIQEISNLPLTYQMGAMSTHIAGDEEQIFQALKLAFHRAAAYGDTVLVAIVSNACEG